Genomic segment of Nilaparvata lugens isolate BPH unplaced genomic scaffold, ASM1435652v1 scaffold6832, whole genome shotgun sequence:
GAAGAAAACCCCAGTATTCAAGAAAtacatgaacattttcaaaccTATATTACTATACAAATAGCCAGTCTACAATTCAAAGCCCTCATAGATACCGGATCACAAGTCAGCCTAATCCAGAATGACTCATATTCCCGCCTAAAAAAAACTAACGAAATAGCTACATTACCATTAACATCACCTACCTATCAGGTGTCACACCAGGACGTCACCTCCAATATCTAAACAAGCCTCCTGGAGATCCAAGTCGAAGGAAAGTGCTCCCATACTCCTTCCTGGTATTGCCTGCAAATGGACCACACATTATATTGGCGCTGATTTCTTAGCCCACTATAACTCAAAcataaacttcaaaaatctcGAACTACAATTAACTGACAATAGCAACAGGACTAGTatcaatactcagataatatTAAAGGCCAATGCGGGAGATGTAAGGGTAGTGAGATATCACATGGTTGAAGACCATATTCCTGAAAGAGAATACTGggtgaaatataaacaaagCGAAGAGAGTGAGATGATAAGTCATGATTCAGTGGATGACTACAATTCCGAAAATGAAACACCAGATGATACTGACATTCTGATGGAAAAGttgttgaatgaaattgataacAACTCTGAATGGGGGCTCACCACTAAACAATCCATGAAAGAAATGTTCATGAAAAATCGTGCAGTATTTTCAGAACAGCCGGGATTGGCAAATCATTTTCAGTGCAAATTAGAGGTCAAACCACATGAGTTGTATTATAGAAAATCGTATCCCATCCCTTTTGCTCACCGTCAAGCGGCAGCTGCAGAAATAGATAGGATGGAAAGACTAGGCATTATCGAACCATCCACATCGCATTATAGTTTGCCTATTACCTGTGTTTCGAAGAAGGACGGCTCCACCCGACTCTGTCTTGACGCCCGCCAGCTGAACATGATTCTCGATGACGACCGTGAAGCTCCCGCCCAGATCGATCAGGTGTTGCAGACGTTCCATGGCAAGACCATATACTCCACTGTCGACCTCAGCGCCGGATACTGGCAGGTACAAGTGGCAGAAGAATCTCGGGATTACCTGTCCTTCCTCTTCAATGGCCGAAATCTCCGGTTCACCCGACTCGCCTTTGGAATCAGAAACGCAATGGCTATATTTATACGCTGCCTAAGACAGTCAATTGGTGAAGACATTTCAGATTTTTGCGCTCTTTACGTTGACGATGCAATCATTTCATCACAGAGTGTGGCAGAGCATATTCAACACCTTGATGTAGTATTGATGTAGTATATCAGAAACGCAATGGCTATATTTATACGCTGCCTAAGACAGTCAATTGGTGAAGACATTTCAGATTTTTGCGCTCTTTACGTTGATGATGCAATCATTTCATCACAGAGTGTGGCAGAGCATATTCAACACCTTGATGTAGTATATCTACATCAACACCTTGATGTAGATTAATAAAATGTGgtatgaaattaaaattatcaaaatgtgaattttttgccaAGAAAGTTAAATACCTCGGGCACATCATAACTGATAAAGGTATCATGCAAGACATTGACAAATTAGCAGCTATAAAAAACTTTCCCTCTCCATCAAGTCGCAAACAGCTTCAACGTTTTATTGGTTTCCTACAATTCTATCGTCGCTTCAATAAACAGATGTCTCATTATATAGCACAACTGAGTCATGTTTTATCATCCTCCAAACCATGGACATGGGGGCTCAAAGAAGATGAAATTTTCAACCAGTTGAAGGATGCTTTTTTGAAAGCTGTTATATTGAATCACCCGAATCTAAACCAACCATTCCATATAAATGTTGACGCATCGGATTACGCCTTGGGTgcggaaatttttcaatatgatgagaaaggagaaaaaggagtcaTAGCATTTTTTAGCAAGACTATGAATGCAGCCCAGAAGAAGTATACAGTCACagaaaaagaactactaagCATTGTCGAAGTATGCAAGAAATATAGAACGTTGTTGTTAGGCCAAAAGATTTTTGTTAACACAGACCATAAGGCCTTGACTTTTTTCAAAACAGCCAAGCTAACCAACAACCAACTGTCCAGATGGTTTCTGTTGTTACAAGAATTCGATTTAGAACTCACTCACCTGCCAGGTAAACGAAATCAAACCGCTGATTTCTTGTCCAGAGAAGGAAGTGACACCTACGCCAATGAGACGACATTCCGATGCCATGTAGCCAAAGATCAACCAGTGCCGTTACCCTTCAATATATCGCAGCTCCTGCACACCGAACTCCTCACATCTGAAAAATTTGAAAGCGCACAATCAATGGACAACAAAATCGCAGATCTCATTCACAAATTATCCAACCCTCCAGCAGAAGAACACCAGTATCTACAGCGCTACACTATCTTCAACGACCATTTATTTTATAAGGCCAATAAAAACTCCGATTTTTGGCATCTAGTCATACCACACACTTTAGAAAAAGACATAATTTTGGAAACACATGAACGAATTGGTCACTTTGGCATAAAGAAAACAATACATGCCCTGAAAACATGTTGTTACTTCAAAGGGTTGAATAAAAAAGTTACACAGTTAATAAGAGCTTGCGACATCtgtcaaaaaaacaaaacataaccGTTTTCACATAGCAGGAGAAATGATACCTATCTTGCCTTCACAACCACTTGAATTAATATCAGCTGACATCTATGGGCCACTACCTCAGTCTATGCACCAAAAACGCTTCATTTTTGTCTTAACCTGCTTGTTCTCAAAGTATACAATGTTCTTCCCTATTGGTAAAATCACTGGTGAAAAACTAGCCAGATGCATCACCGAAAGATGGACCAATGAAGTTTGTAAACCACAGCGCATATTGTCGgacaacgcaacctatttttgtagtgCCAAGTGGAAACAAGTTTTAGAGCAAACCGGCATTAAAACATCAAGAGTCTCAGCATACACTCCCAGCGCAAACCCAGTGGAAAGAAGAATGAAAGAGATTTCAAGATTTATGAGGGCATATAGCAGTCACCGTCATCAACAATGGGTCAAATATGTACCGTTCCTAGAACACTGCATAAATAACTGTGTAAGTG
This window contains:
- the LOC120356472 gene encoding uncharacterized protein LOC120356472; protein product: MSSHWRRCHFLLWTRNQRFDFVYLAGESGEPEISAIEEEGQVIPRFFCHLYLPVSGAEVDSGVYGLAMERLQHLIDLGGSFTVVIENHVQLAGVKTESGGAVLLRNTGNRQTIMRCGWFDNA